Genomic window (Dolosigranulum savutiense):
TCAACTGCTCTAAGTTTTCTTGATCTTTTAAGAACAAGACTTGTCGCATCTGATTAACTTTATCAAACCCAATCAATTGATACGAGAATTCTGCGGCTAAGTCATTCATCCGTTTTTCTGAACCAGCAACTGCAGAGATCCCCGCTCCTGGATGAGTAATTTTAGACGTTGATGTGAATGCTATCGGACGCTCAGGATGTCCAGCTTTTTCTGCTAACTTAATAATATTAGCAATTTCAATTTTTTCATCAGTTAAGTGATGTACACAATAAGCATTATCCCAAAGAATCACAAAATGCTCATCCGCTGTTTCCATCTGTGCTAATCGTCTCACCACATCATCAGAATAGACATCCCCCGATGGATTACTGTATTTAGGTACGCAAAAAATCCCTTTAATCGCAGAATCTTCCTTAACCAAGCGTTCGACCTCATCCATATCAGGGCCTTCACCCGTTAATTCAACCGGAACAATCTCAAACCCAGAATGTTCCAACATATTGAAGTGGCGGTCATAACCTGGAACTGGACAGATAAACTTAATCGTCTCTTCGTGCTTCCACTGTGACTCAGCGTGATTGACTAAGTAATTCAAGACGATAGCCATCATTTGTAGACTGGAGTTACTGCCGACCATGACTTGATCGTACCGTACATCCATCATCTCCGCAAAGAATTCTCTTGCTTCACGTAAACCTCTTAAGTAACCATAATTCCTTATATCAATAAAATCTTCATTATTGATATAAGGAGTTATATCCATACTGAGAAGATCATTGGATAAGTCTAATTGTTCCTCTGATGGCATACCACGCGATAGATTTAATGACAAATCCCGTGCTTTCAACGCTTCATATTCTTGCTTAACTTCCTGTAATTTTTCTACTTTGTTCATTCATCTCTCACCCTCAACTTACTAAAAACTATTACTTATATTATTATACCGTATTTTTTACTTCAATAACAATTTTTCTCGTCATTCTTTGGCAGAAGGTGAGTTGTATAATTAAATGCAAGAAGGAAAACACTTAAAAAAAGCCATATTCTCTGTTAATCTGATAGTATCCACACCATACAGAAAGGACAGAGAAATATGACTCACGTTAAGTGTACCAAATTAAAGCCAAAAGGTAAACATTTAGATGAAGATGATCGGGAATACTTAGAAAAAATGGCTCGTCAAAATCCCCAGCTCCCTAAGCATAAGCGATTGACTCAAGCAGATATGGCAGATGAATTAGGGGTTCATCCATCCACCATTTCAAGAGAATTAAAACGTGGCCAAGTGACTCAAAAGGATCCATTATGGAGAGAATATACCATCTATTCCGCTAGTGTTGCCCAAGAAAAGATTGATAAAGGAAAAACAAATAAAGGACCAGATCCAGAGTTTAGTCCTGGGGACCCCGTCTTAAAAGCAATAGAAACCATTATTATTTCGCAAAAATATTCGCCTTATGCAGCGCTACAACGCTTAAAAAAAGGAGATACATTCACCCCTGATCAACTCCCTTGTTTAAGAACAATTTATCATTATATTGATGATAATAAGTTTGAGAAGTTAACACAAGACCATTTGCCCCGAGAAGGAAAAACACAAAGACGCCCATATCATCACGTCAAGAAACGAAAAAAAGTTGTCCCCCCTAACCGATTGATTAAGTACCGAAGTGAGTCGATAAACAATCGAGAAGAAGAAGGACATTGGGAAATGGATTGTGTCGAATCTGGGAAAGGACACAGTAAAACATGTCTGTTAACTCTCGTTGAACGAAAAACACGAAAATCGATTATTCGAAAAATGACGAGTCAAACACAGGCCCAAGTGCTAAAACAACTAGATGAATTAGAAGACTCTTTGGGGACCGAGCGGTTCAAACAGCAATTTAAATCAATTACAGTGGATAATGGCTCTGAATTTCTAGATTATGAGACCTTAGAAGGGACTGTCAAATCCCGCGAGAATAAACGGACTCATATATTCTATTGTCAGCCCTACAGTTCCTATGA
Coding sequences:
- a CDS encoding aminotransferase class I/II-fold pyridoxal phosphate-dependent enzyme, whose translation is MNKVEKLQEVKQEYEALKARDLSLNLSRGMPSEEQLDLSNDLLSMDITPYINNEDFIDIRNYGYLRGLREAREFFAEMMDVRYDQVMVGSNSSLQMMAIVLNYLVNHAESQWKHEETIKFICPVPGYDRHFNMLEHSGFEIVPVELTGEGPDMDEVERLVKEDSAIKGIFCVPKYSNPSGDVYSDDVVRRLAQMETADEHFVILWDNAYCVHHLTDEKIEIANIIKLAEKAGHPERPIAFTSTSKITHPGAGISAVAGSEKRMNDLAAEFSYQLIGFDKVNQMRQVLFLKDQENLEQLMEKHAEILRPKFKLILEALDEQFGDGQYHVEWNEPKGGYFVHLTTKEGTAEAIVDKMTELGIVLTPANAPYPVGHQQQDNSIRLAPSYASLDAVKVTIQALIVCIKLVYLSMES
- a CDS encoding IS30 family transposase; this encodes MTHVKCTKLKPKGKHLDEDDREYLEKMARQNPQLPKHKRLTQADMADELGVHPSTISRELKRGQVTQKDPLWREYTIYSASVAQEKIDKGKTNKGPDPEFSPGDPVLKAIETIIISQKYSPYAALQRLKKGDTFTPDQLPCLRTIYHYIDDNKFEKLTQDHLPREGKTQRRPYHHVKKRKKVVPPNRLIKYRSESINNREEEGHWEMDCVESGKGHSKTCLLTLVERKTRKSIIRKMTSQTQAQVLKQLDELEDSLGTERFKQQFKSITVDNGSEFLDYETLEGTVKSRENKRTHIFYCQPYSSYERGSNEQMHTLLRRFIPKGSDISQWSLNEIKEIEKTINDYPRLLFDGLSANEKFEAFQEAIAS